A genomic segment from Nocardiopsis sp. Huas11 encodes:
- a CDS encoding prenyltransferase, producing MTWDSFRAAEHFTMRNARLIDRQRFAHLFQNGPTAPIRSALAAYRNLDGGYGNGLDPDLRGHASQPAATVIALHYLDELGPVPPHVGHGICRFLTSASDAEGGVPPVLPSVRHSEAAPWYLHTTDFGSRLDITALITGYLHKSHISHPWRDAATAYCWKHIDTLAWTNPQEAVGVCTFLQYVDDRQRAIQAINRLSSMIRAVIDVHPRTTGRVHTPLDLATNPQHIARPLFTDDEIQHSLDVLERQQRPDGGWDALWDYWDATAGTEHEGMRTIQRLRILRAYGRVAGYLPQPRRDT from the coding sequence GTGACCTGGGACTCCTTCCGTGCCGCGGAACACTTCACCATGCGCAACGCGCGCCTCATCGACCGCCAGCGCTTCGCCCACCTGTTCCAGAACGGCCCCACCGCGCCCATCCGCTCGGCCCTGGCCGCCTACCGCAACCTCGACGGCGGCTACGGCAACGGACTCGACCCCGACCTGCGCGGCCACGCCAGCCAACCCGCCGCGACCGTCATCGCCCTGCACTACCTCGACGAACTCGGCCCCGTCCCCCCACACGTGGGCCACGGCATCTGCCGGTTCCTCACCTCCGCCTCCGACGCCGAGGGCGGGGTCCCGCCCGTCCTGCCCAGCGTCCGCCACAGCGAAGCCGCCCCCTGGTACCTGCACACCACCGACTTCGGCTCGCGACTCGACATCACCGCGCTCATCACCGGCTACCTGCACAAGAGCCACATCAGCCACCCCTGGCGCGACGCCGCCACCGCCTACTGCTGGAAGCACATCGACACCCTCGCCTGGACCAACCCCCAGGAAGCCGTCGGCGTGTGCACCTTCCTCCAGTACGTCGACGACCGCCAGCGCGCCATCCAGGCCATCAACCGGCTCTCCTCCATGATCCGCGCCGTCATCGACGTCCACCCGCGCACCACCGGCCGCGTCCACACACCGCTCGACCTGGCCACCAACCCCCAGCACATCGCCCGCCCCCTGTTCACCGACGACGAGATCCAACACAGCCTCGACGTCCTCGAACGGCAACAGCGCCCCGACGGGGGCTGGGACGCCCTCTGGGACTACTGGGACGCCACCGCCGGCACCGAACACGAAGGCATGCGCACCATCCAGCGCCTGCGCATCCTGCGCGCCTACGGACGCGTCGCCGGCTACCTGCCCCAGCCCCGCCGCGACACCTGA
- a CDS encoding DUF2784 domain-containing protein, with translation MAYRAIGEAAMLLHFAFLVYVTLGGFLAWRWPRALWPHAALALYALGITLIGWQCPLTHLETWGRERAGQAGLPHSGFIDHYLTGVVYPAEHLRTLQLAVAATVLTSWAAAALHHRRRARHPTPG, from the coding sequence ATGGCCTACCGAGCCATCGGCGAGGCCGCGATGCTGCTCCACTTCGCCTTCCTCGTCTACGTCACGCTCGGCGGATTCCTCGCCTGGCGATGGCCCCGCGCCCTGTGGCCCCACGCCGCCCTCGCCCTCTACGCCCTCGGCATCACCCTCATCGGCTGGCAGTGCCCCCTCACCCACCTGGAGACCTGGGGCCGCGAGAGAGCCGGCCAGGCGGGCCTGCCCCACTCGGGCTTCATCGACCACTACCTCACCGGCGTCGTCTACCCCGCCGAGCACCTCCGCACCCTCCAGCTCGCCGTCGCCGCCACCGTCCTGACCTCCTGGGCCGCAGCCGCCCTCCACCACCGCCGACGCGCCCGCCACCCCACCCCCGGGTAA
- a CDS encoding DUF2784 domain-containing protein, with amino-acid sequence MIYRIIGDAAMLVHAAFILYMAIGGFLAWRWPRTFWIHLGCALYGLSISVVGWICPLTYVENWGRERAGQAGLPDEGFIDHYLTGVIYPADHLVTVQAGVGVVVVLSWIGLALLTLRRRRGTREHTPA; translated from the coding sequence ATGATCTACCGCATCATCGGCGACGCCGCCATGCTCGTCCACGCGGCCTTCATCCTCTACATGGCCATCGGCGGCTTCCTCGCCTGGCGATGGCCCCGCACCTTCTGGATCCACCTCGGCTGCGCCCTCTACGGACTCAGCATCAGCGTCGTCGGCTGGATCTGCCCCCTCACCTACGTCGAGAACTGGGGCCGCGAGAGAGCCGGCCAGGCCGGACTCCCCGACGAGGGCTTCATCGACCACTACCTCACCGGCGTCATCTACCCCGCCGACCACCTCGTCACCGTCCAGGCCGGCGTCGGCGTGGTCGTCGTCCTGTCCTGGATCGGCCTGGCCCTGCTCACCCTGCGCCGCCGCCGCGGCACCAGAGAGCACACCCCCGCCTGA
- a CDS encoding glutamate synthase subunit beta produces the protein MADPKGFLKITERELPAHRPVDVRIQDWREVHEDFDRGTVTKQASRCMDCGIPFCHNGCPLGNLIPEWNNLVYTHDWAEAIERLHATNNFPEFTGRLCPAPCESACVLGINQPAVTIKNVEVSIIDRAWEEGWVKPLPPTTRTGKTVAVVGSGPAGLAAAQQLTRAGHDVTVYERADRIGGLLRYGIPEFKMEKRHIDRRLAQMSAEGTTFRTGVDVGVDITVERLRADHDAVVLTGGATAWRDLPATGRELTGIYQAMEYLPLANKVQEGDIERAPIHAEGKHVVVIGGGDTGADCVGTAHRQGAASVTQLEIMPKPPKERPDHQPWPTMPMLYKVTSAHEEGGKRIYSVNTLEFLGDEDGNVRALKLVEVKRTDKGFEPVEGTEREIPADLVTLAMGFVGPQKEGLIEELGVDLDGRGNVQRDADYHTSVDGVFCAGDMGRGQSLIVWAIAEGRSAAAGVDRYLTDDTTLPVAIPPTERPLV, from the coding sequence ATGGCTGACCCCAAGGGTTTCCTGAAGATCACGGAGCGCGAGCTCCCCGCACACCGCCCCGTCGACGTGCGCATCCAGGACTGGCGCGAGGTCCACGAGGACTTCGACCGAGGAACCGTCACCAAGCAGGCCTCACGCTGCATGGACTGCGGCATCCCCTTCTGCCACAACGGATGCCCGCTCGGCAACCTCATCCCCGAGTGGAACAACCTCGTCTACACCCACGACTGGGCCGAGGCGATCGAACGCCTGCACGCGACCAACAACTTCCCGGAGTTCACCGGACGGCTCTGCCCCGCCCCGTGCGAGTCCGCGTGTGTGCTCGGCATCAACCAGCCCGCCGTCACCATCAAGAACGTCGAGGTCTCCATCATCGACCGCGCGTGGGAGGAAGGCTGGGTCAAGCCCTTGCCGCCCACCACCCGCACCGGCAAGACCGTCGCCGTCGTCGGCTCCGGCCCCGCCGGACTCGCCGCCGCCCAACAGCTCACCCGAGCCGGGCACGACGTCACCGTCTACGAGCGCGCCGACCGCATCGGCGGCCTGCTCCGCTACGGCATCCCCGAGTTCAAGATGGAGAAGCGGCACATCGACCGCCGCCTCGCCCAGATGAGCGCCGAGGGCACCACCTTCCGCACCGGCGTCGACGTGGGCGTCGACATCACCGTCGAGCGGCTGCGCGCCGACCACGACGCCGTCGTCCTCACCGGCGGAGCCACCGCCTGGCGCGACCTGCCCGCCACCGGCCGCGAACTCACCGGCATCTACCAGGCCATGGAGTACCTGCCCCTGGCCAACAAGGTGCAGGAGGGCGACATCGAACGCGCCCCCATCCACGCCGAGGGCAAGCACGTCGTCGTCATCGGCGGCGGTGACACCGGAGCCGACTGCGTGGGCACCGCCCACCGCCAGGGCGCCGCGTCCGTCACCCAGCTCGAGATCATGCCCAAGCCCCCCAAGGAGCGCCCCGACCACCAGCCATGGCCCACCATGCCCATGCTGTACAAGGTCACCAGCGCGCACGAAGAGGGCGGCAAGCGGATCTACTCCGTCAACACCCTGGAGTTCCTCGGCGACGAGGACGGCAACGTCCGCGCCCTCAAGCTCGTCGAGGTCAAGCGCACCGACAAGGGCTTCGAACCCGTCGAGGGCACCGAACGCGAGATCCCGGCCGACCTCGTCACCCTCGCCATGGGCTTCGTCGGCCCCCAGAAGGAAGGCCTCATCGAGGAGCTCGGCGTCGACCTCGACGGCCGCGGCAACGTCCAGCGCGACGCGGACTACCACACCAGCGTCGACGGCGTCTTCTGCGCCGGCGACATGGGCCGCGGCCAGTCGCTGATCGTGTGGGCCATCGCCGAGGGCCGCTCCGCCGCCGCCGGCGTGGACCGCTACCTCACCGACGACACCACCCTGCCCGTGGCCATCCCGCCCACCGAGCGACCGCTCGTCTAG
- the gltB gene encoding glutamate synthase large subunit, producing MPAAQVRRSSVRTNAETTSQGLYDPAFEHDACGVGFVADLTGRRSHDIVEKALTVLRNLDHRGASGADPDDGDGAGILTQIPHELYTEVCDFPLPESGAYATGIAFLPADAAERAAAVEAINAIAADEGLTVLGWRDLPFEPQYSGPAARQAMPYFGQLFIAGTEGTATEGLTGIALERYAYCVRKRAEHETDVYFPSLSPRTIAYKGMLTTPQLEPFFPDLSDRRYASGLALVHSRFSTNTFPSWPLAHPFRYVAHNGEINTVKGNRNMMRAREAKLATDHIPGDLDRIFPIVDPDDSDTASFDDALELLHLGGRSLPHAVLMMIPEPWENHTEMDPAVRAFYEFHSTLMEPWDGPASVSFTDGSVVGAVLDRNGLRPGRYWVTEDGLVVLASEAGVLDIEPSAIVRKGRLQPGRIFVVDTAQGRIIEDEEIKAELAAEHPYQEWIDAGLVRLGDLPEAEPAPVTELNLAQQVFGYTEEELRILLTPMARTGAEPIGSMGTDTPVAALSDRSRQLFDYFSQNFAQVTNPPLDAIREEMVTSLSTLLGAEGNLLMAEAGDTRRLVLPTPVVDQAELASIVAAGRTNPALKTFTVDGTYPVDGGGDALSARLDQINEEVTAAIADGAHILVLSDRAADSERAPIPSLLLTGSVHHHLVREKTRTEVGLLVEAADVRECHHVALLIGYGASAVNPYLALATVRDLVERGTIGGIDADTAVRNTVKAYGKSVLKIMSKIGVSTVSSYTGAQIFEALGLGQEVIDRCFTGTTSRLGGVGFDVLAEEVAIRHRRAHTANPNAHRRLEVGGEYQWRREGEPHLFSPETVFKLQHSTRTRAYEIFKEYTSQVDDQAEKLMTLRGLFRLKEGVREPISVDEVEPVSEIVKRFSTGAMSYGSISAEAHETLAIAMNRLGGKSNTGEGGEDPARFTPDANGDLRRSAIKQVASGRFGVTSHYLTNADDIQIKMAQGAKPGEGGQLPGHKVYPWVARTRHSTPGVGLISPPPHHDIYSIEDLAQLIHDLKNANPSARIHVKLVSEAGVGTVATGVSKAHADVVLISGHDGGTGASPLNSLKHAGTPWELGLAETQQTLLLNGLRDRIVVQTDGQMKTGRDVVIAALLGAEEFGFATAPLVVSGCVMMRVCHLDTCPVGVATQNPALRERFSGKAEYVVNFFEFIAQEVREYLAQLGFRSIDEAIGAVDLLDTTDAVQHWKAQGLDLSPILHEVEPWGGDHRSHTRAQDHGLEKALDNTLIQLSEGALDFGQPVRLELPVRNVNRTVGTMLGHEVTKRYGAEGLPDDTIDVSFTGSAGQSFGAFVPKGVTLRLTGDANDYVGKGLSGGRLVVRPHADSRLVAEDHIIAGNVIGYGATSGEIHLRGIVGERFCVRNSGALAVVEGIGDHGCEYMTGGRAVILGRTGRNFAAGMSGGVAYVLDLDGRRVNGEMVEIEPLTDEDRTFLTDVLTRHHAETGSTVAERLLAEGETGLDRISRVMPRDYKRVLLAQAEAEREGRDVNEAVMASAQS from the coding sequence ATGCCTGCTGCTCAGGTGCGGCGTTCGTCCGTCCGAACGAACGCGGAAACCACTTCCCAGGGCCTGTACGACCCCGCCTTTGAGCACGACGCCTGCGGTGTGGGCTTCGTAGCCGACCTCACTGGACGTCGCAGCCACGACATCGTCGAGAAGGCGCTCACGGTCCTTCGCAACCTCGACCACCGCGGAGCCTCCGGAGCCGACCCCGACGACGGCGACGGCGCGGGCATCCTCACGCAGATCCCGCACGAGCTCTACACCGAGGTCTGCGACTTCCCGCTCCCCGAATCCGGCGCCTACGCCACCGGGATCGCCTTCCTGCCCGCCGACGCCGCCGAGCGCGCCGCCGCCGTCGAGGCCATCAACGCCATCGCCGCCGACGAGGGCCTGACCGTCCTCGGCTGGCGCGACCTGCCCTTCGAGCCCCAGTACAGCGGCCCCGCCGCCCGCCAGGCCATGCCCTACTTCGGGCAGCTCTTCATCGCCGGCACCGAGGGCACGGCCACCGAAGGCCTCACCGGCATCGCCCTGGAGCGCTACGCCTACTGCGTCCGCAAGCGCGCCGAGCACGAGACCGACGTCTACTTCCCGAGCCTGTCCCCGCGCACCATCGCCTACAAGGGCATGCTCACCACCCCGCAGCTGGAGCCGTTCTTCCCCGACCTGTCCGACCGGCGCTACGCCTCCGGCCTGGCCCTGGTCCACTCCCGCTTCTCCACCAACACGTTCCCGTCCTGGCCCCTGGCCCACCCGTTCCGCTACGTCGCGCACAACGGTGAGATCAACACGGTCAAGGGCAACCGGAACATGATGCGGGCCCGCGAGGCCAAGCTCGCCACCGACCACATCCCCGGCGACCTCGACCGGATCTTCCCGATCGTCGACCCCGACGACTCCGACACCGCCTCCTTCGACGACGCCCTGGAACTGCTGCACCTGGGCGGCCGCTCGCTCCCGCACGCGGTGCTCATGATGATCCCCGAGCCGTGGGAGAACCACACGGAGATGGACCCGGCCGTCCGGGCCTTCTACGAGTTCCACTCCACCCTCATGGAGCCCTGGGACGGACCCGCCTCGGTGTCCTTCACCGACGGCTCCGTCGTCGGCGCCGTCCTGGACCGCAACGGCCTGCGCCCCGGCCGCTACTGGGTCACCGAGGACGGCCTCGTCGTCCTGGCCAGCGAAGCCGGCGTTCTGGACATCGAGCCCTCCGCCATCGTGCGCAAGGGACGGCTCCAGCCCGGCCGCATCTTCGTCGTCGACACCGCCCAGGGGCGGATCATCGAAGACGAGGAGATCAAGGCCGAACTCGCCGCCGAGCACCCCTACCAGGAGTGGATCGACGCCGGCCTCGTCCGCCTCGGCGACCTGCCCGAGGCCGAACCCGCCCCGGTCACCGAACTCAACCTCGCCCAGCAGGTGTTCGGCTACACCGAGGAGGAACTGCGGATCCTCCTCACCCCGATGGCCCGCACCGGCGCCGAACCCATCGGATCCATGGGCACCGACACACCCGTCGCCGCCCTGTCCGACCGTTCCCGCCAGCTCTTCGACTACTTCTCGCAGAACTTCGCGCAGGTCACCAACCCGCCGCTGGACGCCATCCGCGAGGAGATGGTCACCAGCCTGTCCACCCTGCTCGGCGCGGAGGGCAACCTCCTCATGGCCGAGGCCGGCGACACCCGGCGCCTCGTCCTGCCCACCCCGGTCGTGGACCAGGCCGAACTCGCCTCCATCGTCGCCGCCGGCCGCACCAACCCGGCCCTGAAGACCTTCACCGTCGACGGCACCTACCCCGTCGACGGCGGCGGCGACGCGCTCTCGGCCCGCCTGGACCAGATCAACGAGGAGGTCACCGCGGCCATCGCCGACGGCGCCCACATCCTCGTATTGTCCGACCGCGCCGCCGACTCCGAGCGCGCGCCCATCCCGTCGCTGCTGCTCACCGGGTCCGTCCACCACCACCTCGTCCGCGAGAAGACCCGCACCGAGGTCGGCCTGCTCGTCGAGGCCGCCGACGTACGCGAATGCCACCACGTGGCGCTCCTCATCGGCTACGGCGCCTCCGCGGTCAACCCGTACCTGGCCCTGGCCACCGTCCGGGACCTGGTCGAACGCGGCACCATCGGCGGCATCGACGCCGACACCGCCGTCCGCAACACCGTCAAGGCCTACGGCAAGAGCGTCCTGAAGATCATGTCGAAGATCGGCGTGTCCACGGTCAGCTCCTACACCGGAGCCCAGATCTTCGAAGCCCTCGGACTGGGCCAGGAGGTCATCGACCGCTGCTTCACCGGCACCACCTCCCGCCTGGGAGGCGTCGGCTTCGACGTCCTCGCCGAAGAGGTCGCCATCCGCCACCGCCGCGCCCACACCGCCAACCCCAACGCGCACCGGCGCCTGGAGGTCGGCGGCGAGTACCAGTGGCGCCGCGAGGGCGAACCGCACCTGTTCAGCCCCGAGACCGTCTTCAAGCTCCAGCACTCCACCCGCACCCGCGCCTACGAGATCTTCAAGGAGTACACCTCCCAGGTCGACGACCAGGCCGAGAAACTCATGACCCTGCGCGGGCTCTTCCGGCTCAAGGAGGGCGTGCGCGAACCGATCTCCGTCGACGAGGTCGAACCCGTCTCCGAGATCGTCAAGCGCTTCTCCACCGGCGCCATGTCCTACGGCTCCATCTCCGCCGAGGCACACGAGACCCTCGCCATCGCGATGAACCGCCTCGGCGGCAAGTCCAACACCGGCGAGGGCGGCGAGGACCCCGCCCGCTTCACCCCCGACGCCAACGGGGACCTGCGGCGCAGCGCCATCAAGCAGGTCGCCTCCGGCCGCTTCGGCGTCACCTCGCACTACCTCACCAACGCCGACGACATCCAGATCAAGATGGCCCAGGGCGCCAAGCCCGGCGAGGGCGGCCAGCTGCCCGGCCACAAGGTCTACCCGTGGGTCGCCCGGACCCGCCACTCCACCCCCGGCGTCGGGCTCATCTCCCCGCCGCCGCACCACGACATCTACTCCATCGAAGACCTCGCCCAGCTCATCCACGACCTCAAGAACGCCAACCCGTCCGCGCGGATCCACGTCAAGCTGGTCTCCGAAGCGGGCGTGGGCACCGTCGCCACCGGCGTGTCCAAGGCCCACGCCGACGTCGTCCTCATCTCCGGCCACGACGGCGGCACCGGCGCCTCGCCGCTGAACTCGCTCAAGCACGCGGGCACCCCCTGGGAACTCGGCCTCGCCGAGACCCAGCAGACCCTGCTGCTCAACGGACTGCGCGACCGCATCGTCGTCCAGACCGACGGCCAGATGAAGACCGGCCGCGACGTCGTCATCGCCGCCCTGCTGGGCGCCGAGGAGTTCGGTTTCGCCACCGCGCCCCTCGTCGTCTCCGGCTGCGTCATGATGCGCGTGTGCCACCTGGACACCTGCCCGGTCGGCGTCGCCACCCAGAACCCCGCCCTGCGCGAGCGGTTCTCCGGCAAGGCCGAGTACGTCGTGAACTTCTTCGAGTTCATCGCCCAGGAGGTCCGCGAGTACCTCGCCCAGCTCGGTTTCCGCAGCATCGACGAGGCCATCGGCGCCGTCGACCTGCTCGACACCACCGACGCCGTCCAGCACTGGAAGGCCCAGGGCCTGGACCTGAGCCCCATCCTGCACGAGGTCGAGCCCTGGGGCGGCGACCACCGCTCCCACACGCGGGCACAGGACCACGGCCTGGAGAAGGCCCTGGACAACACCCTCATCCAGCTCAGCGAGGGCGCCCTGGACTTCGGCCAGCCCGTCCGGCTCGAACTGCCCGTCCGCAACGTGAACCGCACCGTCGGCACCATGCTCGGACACGAGGTCACCAAGCGCTACGGCGCCGAGGGCCTGCCCGACGACACCATCGACGTGAGCTTCACCGGCTCCGCCGGACAGTCCTTCGGAGCCTTCGTCCCCAAGGGCGTCACCCTCCGGCTGACCGGCGACGCCAACGACTACGTCGGCAAGGGCCTGTCCGGCGGACGACTGGTCGTACGGCCCCACGCCGACTCACGACTGGTCGCCGAGGACCACATCATCGCCGGCAACGTCATCGGCTACGGCGCCACCTCCGGAGAGATCCACCTCCGCGGCATCGTCGGCGAACGCTTCTGCGTCCGTAACTCCGGAGCGCTCGCCGTCGTCGAGGGCATCGGCGACCACGGCTGCGAGTACATGACCGGCGGCCGCGCCGTCATCCTCGGACGCACCGGACGCAACTTCGCGGCCGGCATGTCCGGCGGCGTCGCCTACGTCCTGGACCTGGACGGCCGCCGCGTCAACGGCGAGATGGTCGAGATCGAGCCCCTCACCGACGAGGACCGCACGTTCCTGACCGACGTCCTGACCCGCCACCACGCCGAGACCGGCTCCACCGTCGCCGAACGCCTCCTGGCCGAGGGCGAGACCGGACTCGACCGGATCAGCCGGGTCATGCCCCGCGACTACAAGCGGGTCCTGCTCGCCCAGGCCGAGGCCGAGCGCGAGGGCCGGGACGTCAACGAGGCCGTCATGGCCTCCGCGCAGTCCTGA
- a CDS encoding bis-aminopropyl spermidine synthase family protein, whose translation MAGHPTSPGADDPGTARLDDLGPGAPAPPLPEAAYRLLYAHGVDAPRPRRVLALLCDGRWWSANDLVRASGVAHSVVAGLLRGLDEAGELVAEADEGRRRVRLARPADYRGAAPDELADPVAHLLPRHARAAAELARAVAEGPESDLDLDHVTATAETALRRALFLTTRFDLRDRTVLCVGDHDLTSVALALVSPSTRTEVVDVDERVLAHIDALAASLGLSVRTHAADLRLGLPSTVRGTADLVFTDPPYTPDGVELFVRRGLEGMADLRKGRVLVAYGASEATPRLAAATQARMMRMDLLMESVWPDFNRYLAAESIGAASDLYVLRPLSRTPPAGTDEVARVYSQGVNAKEARGGLDAEAALGVIAQAVRDQGAAAEPVEPTLVGEWPAEVTKGGRVRLSTWMDSPAPASGYAVVNLTGGWERLAARAALAATTDTVYVLVPSSAACVRDEAGQRTLRAMVEPRFGVRFLRRFGRSDLTAIRLLRAPEGGTGSVVDRLLLYVQARTHGTLTSTLRGGLVEVSAGSERPVNKRTARHAVASAPGWLAGHSLLDLPEHRFAQLRGVVEDLVAGLEDA comes from the coding sequence ATGGCAGGACACCCGACTTCCCCCGGCGCGGACGACCCCGGTACCGCGCGCCTCGACGACCTCGGACCGGGCGCGCCGGCGCCGCCGCTGCCCGAGGCGGCCTACCGGCTGCTGTACGCCCACGGCGTGGACGCCCCGCGCCCGCGCCGGGTGCTGGCGCTCCTGTGCGACGGGCGCTGGTGGAGCGCCAACGACCTCGTGCGCGCCAGCGGTGTCGCCCACTCGGTCGTGGCGGGGCTGCTGCGCGGGCTGGACGAGGCCGGCGAGCTGGTCGCCGAGGCCGATGAGGGCCGACGGCGCGTCCGGCTGGCCCGGCCCGCGGACTACCGCGGCGCCGCCCCCGACGAGCTGGCCGACCCGGTGGCCCACCTGCTGCCGCGGCACGCCCGCGCCGCGGCCGAGCTGGCGCGCGCGGTCGCCGAGGGACCCGAGTCGGACCTGGACCTGGACCACGTCACCGCGACCGCCGAGACGGCGCTGCGCCGCGCGCTGTTCCTGACCACCCGCTTCGACCTGCGGGACCGCACTGTGCTGTGCGTGGGCGACCACGACCTGACCTCGGTGGCGCTGGCCCTGGTCTCCCCCAGCACCCGCACGGAGGTCGTGGACGTGGACGAGCGCGTGCTCGCCCATATCGACGCGCTGGCGGCCTCGCTGGGATTGTCGGTGCGCACGCACGCCGCCGACCTGCGGCTGGGGCTGCCCTCGACGGTCCGCGGCACCGCCGACCTGGTGTTCACCGATCCGCCCTACACCCCCGACGGGGTGGAGCTGTTCGTGCGGCGCGGCCTGGAGGGCATGGCCGACCTCCGCAAGGGGCGGGTCCTGGTGGCCTACGGCGCGAGCGAGGCCACGCCCCGCCTGGCCGCGGCCACGCAGGCCCGGATGATGCGCATGGACCTGCTGATGGAGTCGGTGTGGCCGGACTTCAACCGGTACCTGGCGGCCGAGTCGATCGGCGCCGCCTCGGACCTGTACGTGCTGCGCCCGCTCTCGCGTACGCCGCCCGCCGGCACGGACGAGGTCGCCCGGGTCTACAGCCAGGGCGTCAACGCCAAGGAGGCCAGGGGCGGCCTGGACGCCGAGGCCGCGCTGGGCGTGATCGCCCAGGCGGTGCGGGACCAGGGCGCTGCCGCCGAACCGGTGGAACCGACGCTGGTCGGCGAGTGGCCCGCCGAGGTGACGAAGGGCGGACGGGTCCGGCTCTCGACCTGGATGGACTCCCCCGCTCCCGCGTCGGGGTACGCCGTGGTCAACCTCACCGGCGGTTGGGAGCGGCTGGCGGCGCGCGCGGCGCTGGCCGCCACCACCGACACGGTGTACGTGCTGGTGCCGTCCTCGGCCGCGTGCGTGCGTGACGAGGCGGGCCAGCGGACGCTGCGCGCGATGGTGGAGCCGCGCTTCGGGGTGCGGTTCCTGCGCCGGTTCGGCCGGTCGGACCTGACCGCGATCCGGCTGCTGCGGGCTCCGGAGGGCGGCACCGGGTCGGTGGTCGACCGGCTCCTCCTGTACGTGCAGGCGCGGACTCACGGGACGCTCACGTCCACGCTGCGCGGCGGCCTGGTCGAGGTGTCGGCGGGGTCGGAGCGGCCGGTCAACAAGCGCACGGCACGGCACGCGGTGGCGTCGGCGCCGGGATGGCTGGCGGGGCACTCGCTGCTGGACCTGCCCGAGCACCGGTTCGCGCAGCTGCGCGGAGTGGTCGAGGACCTGGTGGCGGGGCTCGAGGACGCCTAG
- the lgt gene encoding prolipoprotein diacylglyceryl transferase, with translation MSSTATEGAAEYGRALAAIPSPEINAIPLGPFQIHFYALCILAGVIVAVFWSERRWTRMGGESGTIMDMAVWAVILGLIGARLYHVISDAQLYFGPGREPIRALYVWEGGLGIWGAIPLGAVGVWYAAKKRGLSLSKLSFAIAPTIPLAQGIGRWGNYFNQELFGAPTDLPWALRINPYPEGGLRQGMIPGETLYHPTFLYEFLWCLGLTALLVYLGRRYEDRLAGGRLFAVYVMGYCAGRFWIEYLRIDPANDFFGLRLNNWTSIVVFLGALAYFVWAGRRLDRFSSAVVPHGHDAGTQVFGATPESDVADDSTVYSAVDTEDSEIGTRNGSSEGAGTEYHPSPERSSTESSSENESEDTGTDSGTKPE, from the coding sequence GTGTCGTCGACAGCTACCGAGGGCGCGGCCGAGTACGGCCGTGCCCTCGCGGCCATTCCCAGCCCCGAGATCAACGCGATCCCCCTGGGGCCCTTCCAGATCCACTTCTACGCTCTGTGCATCCTCGCCGGGGTCATCGTGGCGGTGTTCTGGAGCGAACGCCGCTGGACCCGGATGGGCGGTGAGAGCGGCACCATCATGGACATGGCCGTGTGGGCCGTGATCCTCGGACTGATCGGTGCCCGCCTCTACCACGTCATCAGTGACGCCCAGCTCTACTTCGGGCCCGGCCGCGAACCCATTCGCGCCCTCTACGTGTGGGAGGGCGGCCTGGGCATCTGGGGCGCCATCCCGCTGGGCGCCGTGGGCGTGTGGTACGCCGCGAAGAAGCGCGGGCTGTCGCTGTCCAAGCTCTCCTTCGCGATCGCGCCCACCATCCCCCTGGCCCAGGGCATCGGCCGCTGGGGCAACTACTTCAACCAGGAGCTCTTCGGCGCCCCCACCGACCTGCCCTGGGCCCTGCGCATCAACCCCTACCCCGAGGGCGGCCTGCGCCAGGGCATGATCCCCGGTGAGACCCTCTACCACCCCACGTTCCTCTACGAGTTCCTGTGGTGCCTGGGCCTGACCGCCCTGCTGGTCTACCTCGGCCGCCGCTACGAGGACCGGCTCGCCGGCGGGCGGCTGTTCGCCGTCTACGTCATGGGCTACTGCGCGGGCCGGTTCTGGATCGAGTACCTGCGGATCGACCCGGCCAACGACTTCTTCGGCCTGCGCCTGAACAACTGGACCTCCATCGTGGTCTTCCTCGGCGCCCTCGCCTACTTCGTGTGGGCCGGCCGCCGACTGGACCGGTTCTCCTCCGCGGTCGTCCCGCACGGGCACGACGCCGGAACCCAGGTGTTCGGCGCCACACCCGAGAGTGATGTCGCCGACGACAGCACCGTCTACAGTGCCGTGGACACCGAGGATTCCGAGATCGGAACGCGCAACGGCAGCTCAGAGGGGGCGGGAACGGAATACCACCCGAGCCCTGAGCGATCTAGTACCGAGAGCTCGTCAGAGAACGAGTCCGAGGACACGGGCACCGACTCCGGGACCAAGCCCGAGTAG